Proteins from a genomic interval of Salinivibrio kushneri:
- a CDS encoding TonB-dependent siderophore receptor: MDMGCARMQQVGGWRLSPLAMAVMGSLMLPSAYAESQHAEMETIQVLGDTYRNTATKTVLAPEETPQAVTVIDREAIEQRQASSLSEVVRYTPGVNTELRGGAVTRLDLFNIRGFINYQNFFDGLAVPYNTWNLQPQIDPIAIEQVEVFKGPTSVLYGNIPPGGMVNMIAKTPQQEAAHRVAMSTDSDALREVSVDSTGAISDTPLAYRMVALARQKDGQAGDSEEERYVVAPSLDWRVSPDTLVNVNLYYQADPAAGIYTSLPAKGSVLHSDQGSLSSDSFSGDNNWNTYDREFLMLGYKVQHQLSSNWSLLHSARYTDADLLQKNMYHQKSNDGRHYPRNAYLTDETMAAWVVDTQLSGDLNWGSAQHYTLFGIDYQDMSSDVDYDDTLANVVPDIDIFDPDNNQVDPDSLDFIYQDQHDISVTQTGLYAQDQILWNQWVLLAGARYDEYELKDDQHTLYAGSPSTSEKNIRHYNLAFRAGAMYQFDNGISPYLSYSESFEPTDMDNRGNVFDPSTGKQWETGLKYLSLDGSTGLNLALFELKKQDALVNDPNDSYAKIQTGEIRSRGIEVEFNHALSVETDVALTYGYIDMEITDDPNLEGKTPVWVPEQTASAWLNHQISAGTRVSVGARYVGESQGNATNTFTVPDYTVFDTAISYDLSQASSSLSGAKLSLSATNLFDKTTYSCFDELNCWYGDERNIKAKLSIDF, translated from the coding sequence ATGGATATGGGTTGTGCACGCATGCAGCAGGTTGGTGGATGGCGACTGTCCCCGTTAGCAATGGCGGTCATGGGGAGCTTGATGCTGCCATCAGCTTATGCCGAGTCGCAACACGCCGAGATGGAAACCATACAAGTCTTAGGCGACACCTACCGCAATACGGCGACTAAAACAGTACTGGCACCAGAAGAAACGCCTCAAGCGGTCACCGTCATCGACCGAGAGGCCATCGAACAGCGCCAAGCCAGTTCATTGAGTGAAGTGGTGCGCTATACGCCTGGTGTAAATACTGAGCTGCGGGGTGGGGCCGTCACGCGACTTGATCTCTTTAATATTCGTGGTTTTATCAACTATCAGAACTTTTTTGATGGCCTAGCGGTACCTTACAACACCTGGAATTTACAGCCTCAAATCGATCCGATTGCGATTGAACAAGTGGAAGTGTTTAAAGGCCCGACGTCGGTGTTATACGGGAATATTCCACCGGGGGGGATGGTGAATATGATCGCCAAGACGCCGCAACAAGAGGCGGCGCACCGTGTGGCAATGAGCACCGACTCTGATGCGCTGCGTGAAGTGTCTGTCGACAGTACCGGTGCAATTTCTGACACCCCATTGGCGTACCGGATGGTGGCGCTGGCACGACAAAAAGATGGCCAAGCGGGCGATTCAGAAGAAGAGCGCTATGTCGTCGCTCCATCGTTAGATTGGCGGGTGTCGCCAGATACCTTGGTGAACGTTAACCTTTATTACCAAGCGGATCCGGCAGCGGGGATTTATACCTCATTGCCGGCCAAAGGCTCGGTATTGCACAGTGACCAAGGCAGCCTTTCTAGCGACAGTTTTTCCGGTGACAACAACTGGAATACTTATGATCGTGAGTTTCTGATGCTGGGTTACAAGGTGCAGCACCAGCTCTCATCAAATTGGTCGTTGCTGCACTCGGCACGCTACACAGATGCCGATTTGCTGCAAAAAAACATGTATCACCAAAAAAGCAATGACGGTCGCCACTATCCGCGAAACGCTTACCTAACCGATGAGACAATGGCGGCTTGGGTGGTGGATACGCAGCTTTCTGGTGATTTGAACTGGGGGTCGGCACAGCACTACACCTTATTCGGTATTGATTATCAAGATATGTCTTCCGACGTTGATTATGACGATACGTTGGCGAATGTGGTGCCGGATATTGATATATTCGACCCCGACAACAACCAGGTTGACCCTGATTCTCTGGACTTTATCTACCAAGATCAGCATGACATCTCGGTAACGCAGACCGGCCTCTATGCCCAAGATCAGATCCTGTGGAACCAATGGGTGTTGCTCGCTGGGGCTCGTTACGACGAGTACGAGTTAAAAGATGACCAGCACACACTGTATGCGGGCTCACCGAGTACGTCAGAGAAAAACATTCGTCACTATAATCTGGCATTCCGTGCCGGTGCGATGTACCAGTTTGACAACGGCATTTCCCCTTATCTGAGTTACTCAGAAAGCTTTGAACCAACCGATATGGATAATCGGGGTAATGTGTTTGACCCTTCCACCGGCAAACAATGGGAAACCGGCCTCAAGTACTTGTCGCTAGACGGCAGCACGGGGCTGAATTTGGCGTTGTTCGAGCTTAAAAAGCAAGACGCGCTGGTGAATGATCCCAACGACTCATACGCGAAAATTCAAACCGGTGAAATCCGCTCTCGTGGCATAGAGGTCGAATTTAATCATGCACTTAGTGTAGAGACGGATGTGGCCTTAACTTATGGCTATATTGATATGGAGATCACGGATGACCCTAACCTAGAGGGCAAGACGCCAGTTTGGGTACCAGAGCAGACTGCCAGTGCGTGGCTGAATCACCAGATCAGTGCGGGGACACGCGTGAGTGTGGGCGCACGTTATGTGGGTGAGTCACAGGGTAACGCAACCAATACCTTTACGGTGCCCGACTATACCGTGTTTGATACTGCGATTAGTTACGATCTTTCGCAAGCGTCATCGTCGCTATCAGGCGCAAAACTGTCCCTATCTGCAACAAACTTGTTCGATAAAACCACTTACAGCTGTTTTGATGAATTGAACTGTTGGTATGGGGACGAACGCAATATCAAAGCCAAACTCAGCATCGATTTTTAA
- the sohB gene encoding protease SohB: MDFIADYGLFLAKVVTFLLAAFVLVALVRAASDKGGQKGSLKLTDLTERFKNYRQSLEQHLYNESSLKAREKDEKKAKKKEEKAQKAAAKKQSESSAQRDPQLFVIHFKGSIDAREVEALREEVTAILSVATEQDEVLVNVESGGGMVHGYGLAASQLARFRQAGVPLTVAVDKVAASGGYMMACVADKLIAAPFAIIGSIGVIAQLPNFNKLLKKNDIEFEQLTAGEFKRTLTMFGENTDKAREKFKTELEETHGLFKAFISEYRPSLNVDDVATGEHWFGNQALERGLIDEVCTSDEYLFQAANNERKVLSVSYQQRKNIAEKLAGASAEVADRVLLKWISRGQRPLV; encoded by the coding sequence TTGGATTTCATTGCGGATTATGGGCTTTTTCTGGCCAAAGTCGTCACTTTCTTATTAGCGGCATTTGTGTTGGTCGCTTTAGTGCGCGCCGCGAGCGACAAAGGGGGGCAAAAAGGTAGCCTGAAGCTCACTGACTTGACTGAGCGGTTTAAAAACTATCGTCAATCGTTAGAGCAGCATTTGTACAATGAGTCGTCGTTAAAAGCGCGAGAGAAAGACGAGAAAAAAGCCAAGAAAAAGGAAGAAAAGGCGCAAAAAGCCGCAGCCAAAAAGCAGAGCGAATCATCGGCTCAACGAGATCCACAACTGTTCGTGATCCACTTTAAAGGCAGCATTGATGCCCGCGAAGTGGAGGCGTTACGCGAAGAGGTGACGGCGATTTTGTCGGTAGCAACCGAACAGGACGAAGTCTTGGTCAACGTCGAGAGTGGTGGCGGTATGGTGCATGGCTACGGCCTAGCAGCGTCTCAGCTGGCACGCTTCCGTCAAGCAGGGGTGCCCTTAACCGTGGCGGTCGATAAAGTGGCGGCGAGCGGCGGTTATATGATGGCATGCGTCGCGGATAAGTTAATTGCAGCGCCGTTTGCGATTATTGGCTCGATTGGGGTGATTGCCCAACTACCTAACTTTAACAAGTTGCTAAAGAAAAACGATATTGAATTTGAGCAGCTGACCGCCGGTGAATTCAAGCGCACGCTTACCATGTTTGGTGAAAACACTGACAAAGCACGCGAGAAGTTCAAAACGGAGCTGGAAGAAACCCATGGTCTGTTCAAAGCGTTTATCAGCGAATACCGCCCGTCTCTCAATGTCGATGATGTTGCCACCGGTGAGCACTGGTTTGGTAACCAAGCATTGGAGCGAGGATTGATTGATGAGGTCTGTACCAGCGACGAGTATTTATTCCAGGCGGCGAATAACGAACGAAAAGTGCTGTCGGTGTCGTACCAGCAGCGGAAAAACATTGCGGAAAAACTGGCTGGTGCATCCGCGGAAGTGGCCGATCGCGTGTTGCTAAAATGGATCAGTCGTGGTCAGCGTCCGTTGGTGTAA
- the rluB gene encoding 23S rRNA pseudouridine(2605) synthase RluB encodes MSEKLQKVLARAGVGSRREMEGYIQAGRVSVNGAVAKLGDRLDDPSALVRVDGHAVQLNAPSESVCRVLAYNKPEGELCTRSDPEGRRTVFDRLPKLKDARWVAVGRLDANTSGLMLFTTDGELANRLMHPSRQVQREYMVRVFGDVNEDMVKNLVHGVELDDGVARFEDVVYAGGEGMNHTFYVVITEGRNREVRRLWETQGVTVSRLKRVRYGDIYLEKDLPRGGWREMDLKEVNYLREMVEMKPESQTVITPEDQKRKKSRQKIRRAVRRYEERIDSNDKPKKTRQARRGNGPAAGPKGGSPKKGNQRSGAPRGKGKPRTRK; translated from the coding sequence ATGAGCGAAAAATTACAGAAGGTGCTAGCGCGTGCTGGCGTAGGTTCACGCCGCGAGATGGAAGGCTACATCCAAGCCGGTCGGGTGAGTGTTAATGGTGCTGTTGCCAAACTGGGTGACCGCCTTGATGATCCCAGTGCGTTGGTACGTGTTGATGGTCACGCGGTGCAGCTTAATGCGCCTTCTGAGTCTGTGTGTCGCGTTCTTGCATACAACAAACCAGAGGGTGAGTTGTGTACGCGAAGCGACCCAGAGGGGCGTCGTACCGTATTTGATCGCTTACCTAAATTGAAAGATGCGCGTTGGGTTGCGGTTGGCCGTTTGGATGCTAACACCTCAGGCTTAATGCTGTTCACGACCGACGGTGAATTAGCGAATCGCTTGATGCACCCAAGCCGCCAAGTGCAACGTGAGTACATGGTGCGTGTGTTTGGTGACGTGAACGAAGATATGGTGAAAAACCTGGTTCACGGCGTAGAACTAGATGATGGCGTGGCACGCTTTGAAGACGTCGTTTATGCGGGCGGCGAGGGCATGAATCACACCTTTTATGTGGTGATCACTGAAGGACGCAATCGTGAAGTGCGTCGTTTGTGGGAAACCCAAGGTGTAACGGTAAGCCGTTTGAAGCGCGTGCGTTACGGCGATATCTATCTTGAAAAAGACCTGCCGCGTGGCGGTTGGCGTGAGATGGACCTTAAAGAGGTCAACTATCTGCGCGAAATGGTAGAGATGAAGCCAGAGTCGCAGACGGTGATCACGCCAGAAGATCAAAAGCGTAAAAAATCGCGCCAGAAGATCCGCCGTGCGGTACGTCGCTACGAGGAGCGTATCGACAGCAATGATAAGCCGAAGAAAACACGCCAGGCTCGTCGGGGTAATGGACCCGCAGCAGGGCCGAAAGGCGGAAGCCCGAAAAAGGGTAATCAGCGCTCGGGCGCGCCGCGTGGTAAAGGCAAACCAAGAACGCGTAAGTAA
- the rnm gene encoding RNase RNM: MIIDLHSHTTASDGRLSPKDLVQRAVERRVGVLAITDHDTTAGLVEAQAEIDHQRLPLTLVNGIEISTLWQNFDIHIVGLNVDPQHPALTALIAEQAERRQQRAELIAERLERSHYTGALAGARELAGDAPLTRAHFARWLVEQGHAKTMQACFKRFLTRGNTGYAPPNWCSIADAVAAIHEAGGQAVLAHPGRYKLKAKWLKRLLTAFSEANGDAIEVALPQQSQQERRLLADYARDYGLLASLGSDFHYPSPWTELGRNLWLPKDSQPVWYDWTWLDAAEQKWQSVNQLDSDKPDALQ, from the coding sequence ATGATCATTGACTTACATAGCCATACCACTGCCTCCGACGGCCGCCTATCACCAAAAGATTTGGTGCAGCGCGCTGTCGAGCGTCGCGTGGGCGTGTTGGCGATTACCGACCACGACACCACCGCTGGGCTGGTGGAGGCACAAGCAGAAATCGACCATCAACGCTTGCCTCTTACACTGGTCAATGGCATTGAAATTTCGACCTTGTGGCAGAACTTTGATATCCACATTGTAGGGTTGAATGTCGACCCCCAGCATCCGGCATTAACCGCATTGATTGCCGAGCAAGCTGAGCGACGCCAACAACGCGCTGAGCTGATTGCTGAGCGGTTAGAGCGCTCGCATTACACAGGGGCGCTTGCGGGAGCGCGTGAACTGGCTGGCGATGCGCCGCTGACCCGTGCGCATTTTGCGCGCTGGTTGGTCGAGCAAGGTCACGCGAAAACCATGCAGGCTTGTTTTAAGCGCTTTTTAACCCGAGGGAACACCGGCTATGCACCACCGAACTGGTGTTCGATTGCAGATGCGGTTGCGGCGATCCATGAGGCCGGTGGGCAGGCGGTGCTTGCTCACCCAGGCAGATACAAACTCAAAGCCAAATGGTTGAAACGATTACTGACTGCGTTTTCTGAAGCCAATGGCGATGCTATCGAAGTCGCTCTTCCTCAGCAGTCGCAACAAGAGCGTCGCTTGCTAGCCGATTACGCGCGAGATTATGGTTTGTTGGCCTCGCTGGGATCGGATTTTCATTATCCCTCTCCGTGGACAGAGTTGGGCCGCAATTTATGGCTACCCAAAGACAGTCAGCCGGTTTGGTATGACTGGACATGGTTAGACGCAGCGGAACAAAAATGGCAATCAGTAAATCAACTAGATAGCGACAAGCCAGACGCGTTACAATAA
- a CDS encoding YciK family oxidoreductase, translating into MDYQVSSNALEGRVILVTGAGAGIGRQAALSYAEKGATVILLGRTVKKLEAVYDEIDAMGAPQPAIIPLDMLGATRQHYLDMADTIEQQFGRLDGVLHNAGLLGVLSPFDQIDEKSHEDVMQVNVKATMLMTQALLPLLKKSDDARVVFTTSTVGHQGRAYWGSYAISKFATEGMMQVLADEMSDTKVRVNAINPGGTRTSMRASAFPGEDPETLKTPLDIMPLYLYLMAPEGIGEHGQCIDAQPKR; encoded by the coding sequence GTGGACTACCAAGTAAGCTCAAACGCGCTTGAAGGGCGTGTGATTTTGGTGACCGGTGCAGGCGCTGGCATTGGCCGCCAAGCCGCACTTAGCTATGCAGAGAAAGGGGCCACTGTCATTCTTCTCGGCCGCACCGTGAAAAAACTTGAAGCAGTATACGATGAAATTGATGCCATGGGCGCACCACAGCCAGCGATTATCCCACTGGATATGCTGGGTGCCACGCGTCAGCATTATTTGGATATGGCAGACACCATTGAACAACAGTTCGGGCGCTTAGACGGCGTGTTGCACAACGCTGGCCTTCTCGGTGTGCTTAGCCCATTCGATCAAATTGATGAAAAGTCACATGAAGATGTGATGCAAGTGAATGTCAAAGCGACCATGCTGATGACGCAAGCCCTGTTGCCATTATTGAAAAAGTCTGACGATGCTCGCGTGGTGTTTACTACATCGACTGTCGGCCACCAAGGGCGTGCTTATTGGGGCAGCTATGCGATTTCTAAGTTCGCGACCGAAGGCATGATGCAAGTACTGGCGGATGAAATGTCTGATACCAAGGTACGTGTCAACGCGATCAACCCAGGCGGTACCCGCACCAGTATGCGCGCGAGCGCGTTCCCAGGGGAAGATCCAGAAACACTGAAAACACCATTGGATATTATGCCACTCTACCTGTATCTGATGGCACCAGAAGGTATTGGTGAGCACGGACAATGTATCGATGCACAACCTAAGCGCTAA
- a CDS encoding helix-turn-helix domain-containing protein, with product MTTALAPEQTARFDRIERVLDFIHANLDQPLSVSELAAHSCWSRWQLQRVFSEQTGVSVAHYVRELRLSYAAKQLLSRPDRVIDIALSFGFTSEANFSRAFRQQFGVSPRTYRRRGVMDGIRTPLHVTTLATPKPSWLSVHIQTRSSITLVGQTSPILGLFAPEPDFTDVVPKLWRDAYEAGFIDASQSSIGAIDVASADTLQTPLPYLAGQQGDTLPAASLTKWTVPESTYAVITHLGPVTELPNTLHTFIYHWLPASGYRCTDGVELEVYPSGYQPQRDTAEMTYWIPLECRHHAPK from the coding sequence ATGACAACGGCATTAGCACCAGAGCAAACCGCACGCTTTGATCGCATAGAGCGGGTTCTAGACTTTATTCACGCAAACCTTGACCAACCGCTTTCTGTCAGTGAGTTGGCCGCCCATAGCTGCTGGTCTCGCTGGCAATTGCAGCGCGTGTTCTCGGAACAAACCGGCGTGAGTGTGGCACACTATGTGCGTGAACTGAGACTTAGCTATGCTGCGAAACAGTTGCTCTCTCGGCCCGATAGAGTGATTGATATCGCGCTGTCGTTTGGGTTTACCTCAGAGGCGAATTTTTCCCGCGCATTTCGTCAGCAGTTCGGAGTGAGCCCTCGGACCTATCGTCGCCGAGGGGTGATGGATGGGATCCGAACGCCACTGCATGTCACCACACTGGCAACCCCAAAACCCTCATGGCTGTCAGTGCATATTCAAACGCGATCATCGATCACCCTGGTGGGGCAGACATCGCCGATATTAGGCTTGTTCGCACCTGAGCCCGATTTTACGGACGTGGTGCCTAAGCTGTGGCGTGATGCGTACGAGGCGGGCTTTATTGACGCCAGCCAGTCAAGCATTGGTGCGATTGATGTCGCCAGCGCCGATACGCTTCAAACGCCGTTACCGTATTTGGCGGGTCAACAAGGCGACACCTTACCGGCGGCTTCTTTGACTAAATGGACGGTGCCTGAGTCGACCTATGCGGTGATTACACATTTAGGGCCAGTGACTGAGCTACCTAATACTTTGCATACCTTTATTTATCATTGGTTGCCAGCCTCAGGCTATCGATGCACTGACGGGGTTGAGCTTGAAGTCTATCCGTCGGGTTATCAACCACAGCGTGACACGGCAGAAATGACGTATTGGATCCCGCTCGAGTGTCGCCATCATGCACCAAAATGA
- the topA gene encoding type I DNA topoisomerase, with product MGKSLVIVESPAKAKTINKYLGKDFVVKSSVGHVRDLPTGATQGGKKAAPVSTKGLSAEEKARIKKEKEQKALINKMGVDPYNGWQAKYQVLPGKEKVVAELKSLAEQADHVYLATDLDREGEAIAWHLRELIGGDNDRFKRVVFNEITKNAITQAFEAPGDVNIDGVNAQQARRFLDRVVGFMVSPLLWKKVARGLSAGRVQSVAVKLLVEREHQIKAFIPEEFWDVHADTLTPKEQALRLLVAQQNGKAFKPKNKDEAMAAVSALEHASFVVRDREDRPSTSKPSAPYITSTLQQAASTRLGFGVKKTMMLAQRLYEAGYITYMRTDSTNLSKEAVDAARGHIASEYGEKYLPESANVYGAKANAQEAHEAIRPSDVGVKADDLQGMDPDAHRLYDLIWRQFVACQMVPAKYDSTTLTVDAGDYTLRAKGRTLRFDGWTRVQRPSGKNEDQTLPAVEVGESLTLDKLDPKQHFTKPPARYTEAALVKELEKAGIGRPSTYASIISTIQDRGYVRVENRRFYAEKMGEIVTDRLNQSFADLMDYDFTARMEASLDKIAEGQADWKGVLDDFFADFTAELEQAEQDEDEGGMKPNNMVMTDIDCPTCGRKMGIRTASTGVFLGCSGYALPPKERCKTTINLMDEDGIVNVLEEDVETADLRAMKRCPICETAMDSYLIDQHRKLHVCGNNPSCEGYVVEKGEFKPKGYDGPVVECDKCGSDMVLKNGRFGKYMGCTNDECKNTRKILKNGDVAPPKEDPVHFPELPCENSDAYFVLRDGASGLFMAASNFPKSRETRAPLVEELHRFKERISDKFKYLADAPQEDPDGRPTVIRFARKTKENYVRSEENGKPTGWSAFFVDGQWEVTDKRKKKAKA from the coding sequence ATGGGCAAATCTCTCGTCATCGTGGAGTCCCCAGCAAAGGCGAAAACGATCAACAAATATCTCGGCAAAGACTTCGTGGTGAAGTCGAGTGTCGGGCATGTTCGTGACTTGCCAACTGGAGCGACGCAAGGCGGTAAAAAAGCCGCACCTGTGTCCACGAAAGGGCTCAGCGCCGAAGAAAAAGCGCGAATTAAAAAAGAAAAAGAACAGAAGGCGCTCATCAATAAGATGGGCGTTGATCCTTACAATGGCTGGCAAGCGAAATACCAAGTGTTGCCCGGTAAGGAAAAAGTCGTCGCCGAGCTTAAGTCACTGGCTGAGCAAGCGGACCACGTTTATCTCGCAACGGATTTGGACCGCGAAGGGGAGGCCATTGCTTGGCACCTGCGCGAACTTATCGGTGGTGATAACGACCGTTTCAAGCGCGTCGTGTTTAATGAGATCACCAAAAATGCGATTACACAGGCGTTTGAAGCGCCGGGTGACGTCAATATTGACGGTGTTAATGCGCAGCAAGCGCGTCGTTTCCTAGACCGTGTGGTGGGCTTTATGGTCTCGCCGCTGCTATGGAAGAAAGTGGCGCGTGGCCTATCGGCCGGTCGTGTGCAGTCGGTCGCAGTCAAGCTGCTTGTTGAGCGAGAGCATCAAATAAAGGCCTTTATTCCCGAAGAGTTTTGGGATGTGCATGCCGACACGCTCACACCGAAAGAGCAAGCACTGCGTTTGCTCGTGGCGCAGCAAAACGGCAAGGCTTTTAAGCCGAAGAACAAAGATGAGGCGATGGCGGCGGTATCGGCGCTTGAGCACGCTAGTTTTGTGGTGCGTGATCGCGAAGATCGCCCGTCAACCAGCAAACCATCAGCGCCTTATATCACCTCAACATTGCAACAGGCGGCAAGTACGCGCCTGGGCTTTGGGGTGAAAAAAACCATGATGCTGGCGCAACGTTTGTATGAAGCCGGTTATATCACTTACATGCGTACCGACTCGACCAACCTCAGTAAAGAGGCGGTCGACGCGGCTCGTGGCCATATTGCCAGCGAATACGGTGAGAAATATTTACCTGAGTCGGCCAATGTCTACGGGGCAAAAGCCAACGCACAAGAAGCGCACGAAGCGATCCGACCTTCTGATGTGGGGGTTAAGGCCGATGATTTGCAGGGCATGGACCCCGATGCGCATCGTCTGTACGACTTGATTTGGCGCCAGTTTGTGGCCTGCCAAATGGTACCGGCAAAATATGACTCGACCACTTTGACGGTCGATGCGGGCGATTACACCTTGAGAGCCAAAGGCCGTACGCTGCGCTTTGACGGTTGGACGCGGGTACAGCGTCCTTCTGGTAAAAATGAAGATCAAACCTTGCCAGCGGTTGAGGTGGGTGAATCACTGACACTCGACAAGCTTGATCCCAAGCAGCACTTTACTAAGCCACCCGCCCGTTATACCGAAGCGGCCTTGGTTAAAGAATTGGAAAAAGCGGGCATTGGTCGTCCATCGACGTATGCGTCTATTATTTCCACCATTCAAGATCGTGGTTATGTGCGGGTCGAAAATCGTCGCTTCTATGCTGAGAAAATGGGCGAGATTGTCACAGACCGCCTCAACCAAAGTTTTGCCGATTTGATGGACTATGACTTTACCGCTCGCATGGAGGCATCACTGGATAAAATCGCGGAAGGTCAAGCTGACTGGAAAGGGGTACTTGACGACTTCTTTGCCGATTTCACCGCAGAGCTTGAACAAGCCGAGCAGGATGAAGACGAAGGTGGTATGAAGCCCAATAACATGGTGATGACAGATATCGACTGTCCAACCTGTGGGCGTAAAATGGGGATTCGTACCGCTTCGACTGGGGTGTTCCTCGGCTGTTCGGGTTACGCATTACCCCCGAAAGAGCGGTGTAAAACCACCATCAATCTGATGGATGAAGATGGCATTGTTAATGTGCTCGAAGAGGACGTTGAGACCGCTGATCTTCGGGCGATGAAGCGTTGTCCGATTTGTGAAACGGCGATGGACTCTTACCTCATTGATCAGCATCGCAAGCTGCATGTGTGTGGTAATAACCCGAGCTGTGAAGGCTACGTGGTTGAAAAAGGCGAGTTTAAGCCGAAAGGCTATGATGGCCCAGTGGTGGAGTGCGACAAATGTGGTAGCGACATGGTGCTGAAAAATGGCCGGTTCGGTAAATACATGGGGTGCACCAATGACGAGTGTAAGAACACGCGTAAGATCCTCAAAAATGGTGACGTGGCGCCACCGAAAGAGGATCCGGTGCACTTTCCAGAACTGCCATGTGAAAATTCAGACGCCTACTTTGTGCTACGCGATGGCGCTTCAGGCTTGTTTATGGCCGCGAGCAACTTCCCCAAATCCCGCGAGACACGCGCGCCGCTGGTGGAAGAGCTTCATCGCTTCAAAGAGCGTATTTCGGACAAGTTCAAATACCTTGCCGATGCCCCGCAGGAAGATCCCGATGGGCGTCCTACTGTGATTCGTTTTGCGCGTAAAACTAAAGAGAATTACGTGCGCAGCGAAGAAAACGGTAAACCAACGGGTTGGTCAGCCTTCTTTGTGGATGGTCAGTGGGAAGTCACTGATAAGCGCAAGAAGAAAGCCAAAGCCTAA
- a CDS encoding L-threonylcarbamoyladenylate synthase, which yields MSQFFYVHPENPQARLIKQAVEIVRNGGVIIYPTDSGYALGCQLENKQALERICRIRDLDKDHNFTLLCRDLSELSLYARVDNVAFRLIRNNTPGAYTFIFKATKEVPKRLMNPKRKTIGIRVPDNQIALDLLEALGEPLMSTSLILPGNDFTESDPEAIRDQLEHSVDLIMHGGVLGEHPTTVVDFSEGLPEIRRHGSGDPAPFD from the coding sequence ATGAGTCAGTTTTTTTATGTCCACCCAGAGAACCCGCAAGCGCGGCTGATCAAACAAGCGGTGGAAATTGTCCGAAACGGTGGGGTGATCATTTATCCCACCGATTCGGGCTATGCGCTTGGCTGTCAGCTTGAGAACAAACAAGCGTTAGAGCGTATTTGCCGTATTCGCGATCTCGATAAAGATCATAACTTCACCTTGTTATGTCGCGATCTGTCTGAGTTATCACTGTATGCACGGGTCGATAACGTTGCATTTCGCTTGATCCGCAACAATACACCTGGCGCGTATACATTTATTTTCAAAGCGACCAAAGAAGTGCCAAAACGTTTGATGAATCCAAAACGGAAAACCATTGGCATTCGTGTTCCAGATAACCAAATCGCCCTGGATTTGCTCGAGGCGCTGGGTGAGCCGCTAATGTCGACCTCACTGATTCTGCCCGGTAATGATTTCACCGAATCCGATCCTGAAGCGATTCGCGATCAGTTAGAGCACAGTGTGGATTTGATTATGCACGGTGGTGTATTGGGTGAGCACCCCACCACAGTGGTCGATTTCAGCGAAGGCTTGCCTGAAATTCGCCGCCATGGCAGTGGTGATCCCGCCCCGTTTGATTAA